In Syngnathoides biaculeatus isolate LvHL_M chromosome 5, ASM1980259v1, whole genome shotgun sequence, the following are encoded in one genomic region:
- the LOC133500434 gene encoding transmembrane protein 158, whose amino-acid sequence MLNKCPTLLLALTAVAGLVRRCRGWSDEDMLLPPVNSSNRFLADLGVDVRLSRRSAEGSEASPDAPSQCNVSVHRLLPASLVARWDSSSGFQCDVLIYTTNNHGRAFFSASFNRAISPVVIEHLGTTGGQQELRLCVGCGLSPYRRLGPGRTRGQQSGDRVTFCCVDFSLDELKGDKSWRLNRKPIESTLVACFMTLVIIVWSVAALIWPVPIIAGFLPNGMEQRRPR is encoded by the coding sequence ATGCTGAACAAGTGTCCGACCCTGCTGCTGGCTCTGACCGCGGTGGCCGGGCTCGTCCGCCGATGCCGGGGCTGGAGCGACGAGGACATGCTGCTGCCGCCCGTCAACTCCTCCAACAGGTTCCTGGCCGACCTCGGGGTGGACGTGCGCCTGTCCAGGAGGTCCGCGGAAGGGAGCGAAGCCTCTCCGGACGCGCCGTCCCAATGCAACGTGAGCGTGCACAGACTGCTGCCCGCCTCGTTGGTGGCCCGCTGGGACAGCAGCTCCGGTTTCCAGTGCGACGTGCTCATCTACACCACCAACAACCACGGACGGGCTTTTTTCTCCGCCTCCTTCAACCGGGCCATCTCGCCCGTGGTCATCGAGCATCTGGGGACCACCGGGGGTCAGCAGGAGCTGAGGCTGTGCGTGGGCTGCGGGCTGTCCCCCTACCGGAGGCTCGGGCCGGGCAGGACGAGGGGCCAGCAGAGCGGCGACCGGGTCACCTTCTGCTGCGTGGATTTCAGCCTCGACGAGCTGAAGGGTGACAAAAGTTGGCGGCTGAACAGAAAGCCCATCGAGTCCACACTTGTGGCGTGTTTCATGACTCTGGTCATCATCGTGTGGAGCGTTGCCGCTCTCATATGGCCGGTGCCCATCATTGCAGGCTTCCTGCCCAACGGGATGGAGCAGAGGAGACCCAGGTGA